In a genomic window of Diabrotica undecimpunctata isolate CICGRU chromosome 2, icDiaUnde3, whole genome shotgun sequence:
- the LOC140433695 gene encoding zinc finger BED domain-containing protein 5-like yields MLDDKAKKLVRTIPLSNNTISRRIGDLTEDVKATLLSRIKSTKFSLQIDESTDVAGLAILIAFVRYQHESFQEDLLFYKPLTINTTGAKIVKLIESVFTENSIPWDNSVDVCTYGAKAMTGRIKEGVISRIKEKAKECSSSHCILQRHSHAVKKCRLP; encoded by the coding sequence ATGTTGGACGATAAAGCCAAGAAACTAGTAAGGACGATACCCTTGTCAAATAATACAATCTCACGCCGAATCGGAGACTTGACAGAGGATGTGAAAGCTACCTTACTTTCTCGAATAAAATCTACCAAGTTTTCACTACAGATAGATGAGTCAACAGATGTAGCTGGGTTGGCAATTTTAATAGCATTTGTGCGGTACCAGCACGAGTCTTTTCAAGAGGATCTACTATTTTACAAACCATTGACAATTAACACAACTGGTGCTAAAATTGTCAAGTTAATAGAAAGCGTTTTCACAGAGAATAGCATTCCCTGGGATAACTCCGTCGATGTGTGCACATACGGCGCGAAGGCGATGACTGGAAGAATAAAGGAAGGCGTCATTTCAAGAATAAAGGAAAAAGCCAAGGAATGCAGCAGTAGCCACTGTATCCTCCAACGCCATAGCCACGCTGTGAAAAAATGCCGCCTTCCTTAA